A segment of the Cellvibrio sp. KY-YJ-3 genome:
CGTTATGATCAATATCACTTAAGCGTTAGGGCAAATAGTAATGCCCTGCGCACCATCGTTAGCAAATCGCAAAGGAAAAGATCATGGACTCCATTATTAACCTTATCGTCTACCTGGTTGTATTCGGGCTTATCTGGTGGCTGGTATCACTCTTGCCGCTGCCGTCACCGGTGGCGCAAGTGGTGCGGGTTTTATTCATTATCATGCTGATTCTGATAGTGCTTTCAGTCTTCGGCATTATCCCGGGCAACTATTTACCGCGACTGACCATCTAGCTCAGACGCTGTAACAAAAAGCCCCGCCTTTCAGATGAAAGGCGGGGCTTTTTCGTTTAGCCATGTTAGAACTATGTTGAATAAAAAAACGCCCTGCACTTTTCAGTACAGGGCGTTTTTTGTTGTCTACTGCAAAGTGCGGCGGAGTGCTGCGCGACTCCACCCTACTCCGAATAATTACTTAACTGATAACTTAAAAATGGTGCGGGTTTTATATTCATCACCAGGGCGCAACACTATCGATGGAAATTGTGCTTGGTTAATCGAATCGGGAGCGTGCTGTGGCTCCAAACAAAAACCGCTGCGCTTTTTATAAGTGACACCTTTACCAGTAAGAGTGCCATCTAAAAAGTTACCGGAATAAAATTGTACGCCCGGCTCTTCAGTGAATACTTCCAGTACTCGGCCAGAAGTTTCTTCTTCAACACGCGCCGCCAGGGTTAATGCTTTGTAGGTTTTTTGATTGATCAAAAAATTGTGATCGTAACCAAAACCATTTTTTATCTGCTCGTGCTCATCATTAATGCGACTGCCAATTAACGTCGGCTCGCGAAAATCAAACGGTGTTCCGGCAACCGGCATTGGTTCATCTACCGGAATTGCCGCTTGATTTACCGCGTTAATGTGATCGGCAAATATCTGGGCTTTGTGGCCGAGAATAGTTTCGCCTGACGCTGCACCAATACCAGCCAAATTAAAATAACTGTGCTGGGTGAGGTTTACCGGTGTGGCTTTGTCGGTCGTGGCGAAATAATCCACGATCAATTCATCGCTGTGGGTGAATTGATAAGTGACAGTCACACTCAAATTGCCGGGGAAGCCCTGGTCGCCATCTTCACTGAGCAAATGCAATTTTAATATGGGACCATTTGCATCTTCAGCGGTGGTAGCGCTCCAGACTCTTTTATCAAACCCCTGTGAGCCGCCGTGTAAATTATTGCTGCCATTGTTAGCAGTTAATTTATAGGTCGTGCCATCCAGCGTAAATTGCGCATTGGCAATGCGGTTGCCCACGCGGCCAATCAGTGCACCAAAATAAGGGCCTACCTCAAGGTAGGGTTCAAGGGTGTCAAACCCCAACACTACATCACCGAGCGCGCCGTTTTTATCGCGCATGTGCCACTCGGTAATAATACCGCCGAGGGTAATAATACTTACCTGGCTACCCAGTTTATTGGTGAGGGTAAATTCGTTTACCGCTTCGCCCGCAGGAGTAGTGCCAAATAATTTTTGCGCAATCATTGTTGTAGATGTTGTTGCCGATAGTGGTGCTGTAGTTGTTGTCATAGCTGCTGTCATAGTAGTTGAAGTATTAGTAGAGGCGTGGCGCTCGGTGCGCCGGGCTTCAAACCCCTGCGCTC
Coding sequences within it:
- a CDS encoding Thivi_2564 family membrane protein, yielding MDSIINLIVYLVVFGLIWWLVSLLPLPSPVAQVVRVLFIIMLILIVLSVFGIIPGNYLPRLTI
- a CDS encoding aldose epimerase family protein; the encoded protein is MTTTTAPLSATTSTTMIAQKLFGTTPAGEAVNEFTLTNKLGSQVSIITLGGIITEWHMRDKNGALGDVVLGFDTLEPYLEVGPYFGALIGRVGNRIANAQFTLDGTTYKLTANNGSNNLHGGSQGFDKRVWSATTAEDANGPILKLHLLSEDGDQGFPGNLSVTVTYQFTHSDELIVDYFATTDKATPVNLTQHSYFNLAGIGAASGETILGHKAQIFADHINAVNQAAIPVDEPMPVAGTPFDFREPTLIGSRINDEHEQIKNGFGYDHNFLINQKTYKALTLAARVEEETSGRVLEVFTEEPGVQFYSGNFLDGTLTGKGVTYKKRSGFCLEPQHAPDSINQAQFPSIVLRPGDEYKTRTIFKLSVK